In Pectobacterium aroidearum, the following are encoded in one genomic region:
- a CDS encoding helix-turn-helix transcriptional regulator yields the protein MNHTDWHPADIIAGLRKKGTTLAAVSRAAGLASSTLANALTRHWPRGERLIAEAMGKRSEEIWPSRYSGVK from the coding sequence ATGAATCACACTGACTGGCATCCGGCGGATATCATCGCGGGATTACGGAAGAAAGGGACAACGCTGGCGGCAGTTTCCAGAGCGGCGGGACTGGCGTCATCCACGCTGGCGAATGCGCTCACCAGACATTGGCCGAGAGGCGAACGGCTGATTGCCGAAGCGATGGGGAAAAGGTCGGAAGAGATTTGGCCGTCGCGTTATTCAGGTGTGAAATAA
- a CDS encoding YcxB family protein produces MEKDNKEFIIHQTLTQSDYERGIRSISNWNEKRQSYKQKIINSLPMLSFVLLLLSLFILLAIIFLSSEREAHPIIKLFSYLTASLAVLSTLLSLPTRKIKSPPPGIFPVEVKIIINNDGIYGETESSHSHYKWHAISHLHKIDDYLFLIIDNMIAIPISLSNFSDKQEADSLILFIEERMGA; encoded by the coding sequence ATGGAAAAAGACAATAAAGAATTTATTATTCATCAGACATTAACACAAAGCGACTACGAAAGGGGTATTAGGTCGATATCCAACTGGAACGAAAAGAGACAGAGTTATAAGCAAAAGATAATTAATTCCCTGCCAATGCTTTCATTTGTTTTGTTGCTTTTATCGCTCTTTATATTACTGGCGATCATTTTCTTATCCAGCGAACGTGAAGCCCACCCTATTATAAAGTTATTTTCTTATCTTACGGCTTCACTAGCCGTACTTTCCACTTTACTTTCATTACCCACCAGAAAAATAAAAAGCCCCCCTCCAGGGATATTTCCAGTAGAGGTAAAAATAATAATAAACAATGATGGCATCTACGGGGAAACGGAAAGTTCACACAGCCATTACAAATGGCATGCTATTTCTCACCTCCATAAAATCGATGACTATTTATTTTTAATCATTGATAATATGATTGCCATCCCTATTTCGCTTAGTAATTTTTCTGATAAACAAGAAGCTGATTCACTTATTCTTTTTATTGAAGAAAGAATGGGAGCATAA